The Salinibaculum sp. SYNS191 genome has a window encoding:
- a CDS encoding transcription initiation factor IIB yields MTDTSTRSTLREGSTKATDTTEADEEVTCPECGGNLVNDEARGETRCNECGLVIEEDEIDPGPEWRAFDATEQDKKSRVGAPTTNMMHDKGLSTNIGWQDKDAYGNSLSSRQREKMRRLRTWNERFRTQDSKDRNLKQALGEINRMASALGLPENIRETASVIYRRALDEGLLPGRSIEGVASAALYGAARQAGTPRSLDEMQTVSRVDKPEVARTYRYVARELNLEIQPADPESYVPRFASELDLADEVERAARQLLQTAKDKGVHSGKSPVGLAAAAIYAGALLTNHELTQYQVSDVAKTSEVTIRNRYKELVEAADSLPQP; encoded by the coding sequence ATGACGGATACATCCACAAGATCGACACTCCGCGAGGGCAGTACTAAAGCGACTGATACGACCGAGGCTGACGAGGAAGTTACGTGTCCTGAGTGTGGTGGCAACCTCGTCAACGATGAGGCGCGCGGCGAAACGAGATGTAATGAGTGTGGGTTGGTCATCGAAGAAGATGAAATCGATCCCGGGCCCGAGTGGCGCGCCTTCGACGCTACTGAACAAGACAAGAAGTCCCGCGTCGGCGCACCAACTACCAATATGATGCACGATAAGGGACTGTCGACCAATATCGGATGGCAGGACAAAGACGCCTACGGCAATTCACTGTCGAGCCGGCAACGCGAGAAGATGCGGCGCCTGCGTACTTGGAACGAGCGGTTCCGTACACAGGATAGCAAAGACCGGAATCTGAAGCAGGCACTTGGTGAAATTAACCGTATGGCCTCGGCGCTTGGCCTTCCTGAGAATATTCGGGAGACTGCCAGCGTCATCTACCGCCGTGCGCTCGATGAGGGGCTCCTGCCAGGGCGCTCGATTGAAGGGGTTGCATCTGCCGCGCTCTACGGGGCCGCGCGGCAAGCAGGTACCCCTCGTTCGCTCGATGAGATGCAGACCGTGTCCCGCGTCGATAAGCCCGAGGTTGCACGCACGTATCGGTACGTGGCGCGGGAATTGAACCTCGAAATCCAGCCAGCCGACCCGGAGAGTTACGTGCCACGATTCGCTTCGGAACTTGACCTCGCTGACGAAGTCGAACGGGCTGCCCGCCAACTGCTTCAGACCGCTAAAGACAAGGGCGTCCACTCAGGCAAGTCGCCGGTCGGGCTGGCGGCTGCTGCCATTTACGCTGGGGCGTTGCTCACAAACCACGAACTCACTCAATACCAGGTGTCTGATGTCGCCAAGACCTCTGAGGTCACGATCAGGAACCGGTACAAAGAATTGGTCGAAGCAGCGGACAGCTTACCTCAACCGTGA
- a CDS encoding HalOD1 output domain-containing protein: MTTNDDSDTASDDDPSLHHDAHRRQVAQRRYDPDEDGELTTALVFAIAEARDVPLDEVKSPSLYDVVNVPAIEDALFDSETAANSRQGTGTIKFRYTDYLVKVRSDGWIQVYDTT, translated from the coding sequence ATGACGACGAATGACGATAGCGATACTGCCAGCGACGACGACCCGTCTCTCCACCACGACGCACACCGGCGACAGGTCGCACAACGACGCTACGACCCCGACGAGGACGGTGAACTCACGACCGCACTCGTCTTCGCCATTGCAGAAGCCAGGGACGTTCCACTCGACGAAGTGAAGTCCCCCTCGTTGTACGATGTCGTCAATGTGCCAGCAATCGAAGATGCGTTGTTCGACTCCGAGACAGCGGCAAACTCTCGACAGGGCACGGGCACGATCAAGTTCCGCTACACCGACTATCTCGTGAAAGTCCGAAGTGACGGCTGGATTCAGGTCTACGACACAACTTAA